The genomic window CACCGCACCGTCGGCACCATCGCGTAAGGGCGAGCGGCCCAGACCGGCAGGGAACGAAGGACAGGGAGAAGACCGGTGTGCGAGTACTGCGGCTGCCAGTCGCTGGCGTCGATCGACGAACTGACCCGTGAGCACGACGAGGTCGTCCGCCTGATCAGCCATCTTCACCCCGCCCGCCAGGACGGTGACGTGGACCGGATGGCTCAGATCGCCCGCGAGATCACTACCGTGCTCGACCCGCACACACGGGTCGAGGAGCACGGCCTGTTCCCCGCGATGGCACTGGACTTCCCCGAGCAGATCGCCGCCCTGGAGGCCGAGCACCGCCGCATCGAGGCGGTGCTGGCCGAGGCCGCCGACGGCGCGACGCCCTCGGACCCGACCTGGCCGAACCGGCTCATCGAGGCGATGGCCCTGCTGCGCGGTCACATCCTCAAGGAGCAGGACGGGGTCTTCCCGGCCGCGCTCGCCAACCTCAGCACCGAGGAGTGGGAAGCGGTCGAGGCTGTGCGCGCGAAGGCGGGCGGCGCCCTGTCCCGGCCGGCCGCCTGACCGGGCAGTGCTTCCGCCCACTCGGGGGCACACCATGCAGATCCCGCGCCCCCGCTCGGAATGAGCGGGGGCGCGGCGTTTGCAGGTGTGGGTATGGCATTGCGAAGCCCGGGTAACCGCCCCTGCACGCAGGCGATCTTCGCCAAACCGTGTGTTGGTCGTGGTGTGGCTGTTGACCCTCCGGGGGACGGCGGTCGTAGAGTCGTGTGCGGCCGGAACCGATCGCAATTCGAACGGGCCCG from Streptomyces sp. DSM 40750 includes these protein-coding regions:
- a CDS encoding hemerythrin domain-containing protein, with the translated sequence MCEYCGCQSLASIDELTREHDEVVRLISHLHPARQDGDVDRMAQIAREITTVLDPHTRVEEHGLFPAMALDFPEQIAALEAEHRRIEAVLAEAADGATPSDPTWPNRLIEAMALLRGHILKEQDGVFPAALANLSTEEWEAVEAVRAKAGGALSRPAA